The Gemmatimonadales bacterium nucleotide sequence GCACAGTGGCACCAGGCTTCGAGTTCGACGACTTCGAGATCGGTGCCGCGGACGCACTGATCGCCGAGTTCCCGGCGGAGGCGGCGCTCATCCGGCGGCTCGCCCGGTGAGGCGAGCCGCACACCTGCTCGGGCTCGGCCTGCTGCTGCCGGTCTCGAGCGTCGCGCAATCAGCACCACCCCACCCGCCCCGCGTCGCCGTTCGACCCGCGCACCCGGCCCGCGCCTCGCTGGTGTGGATCGTCGTCCGCCCGGCGCGACGCGACAGCATCCTGGCGCTCGACGGGGAAGCCTCGGGCGAGCCGCTCCACTTCGAGTGGCATCGTGGCGCGTTTCGGTCGCTCGCCGGCATCTCGCTCGACGGCGGGGACTCGCTGGCGGTCACGCTGATCATCACCCGGCCCGGCGAGACCGACACCAGCGTCACTCACCTGGCGGTCGGCCAGCCGGTGTACCCCAGCGAACGGCTCACGGTGGCGCCGAGATTCGTCCAGCCTGACGGCGCGACGCAGGCTCGGATCGATTCGGAGGTCGCTGAGGCGCGCGGGCTGGCGCGGGAGGCACATTCGACGCCGCGTCTCTGGCGCGCGCCGTTCCGGGCTCCGCGCCCGGGCAAGGTCACCAGCCGGTTCGGCACCGCGCGCGAGTTCAACGGCGCAGTGACGACCCGCCATCTCGGCACCGACTTCGCGGGCCGGGTTGGCGCGCCGGTCCGAGCGTCCAATCGGGGTGTCGTGGGATTGGTGGCACACTTCTACCTGGCGGGACAGGCGGTCTATCTGGATCATGGCGCGGGCCTGGTAACCGGGTACTTCCACCTGAGCCGGATCGACGTGGCCCGGGGCGATACCGTGGCGGCGGGACAGGTGATCGGTGCCGTCGGCCGGACTGGAAGAGCCACGGGGCCGCATCTTCACTGGATCGCGAGATACGGCGGCATCACCATCGACCCGACGACGCTCCTCACGCTGCCGCCCATCCCGAAATAACTCGCGGGCGGGTCAGCGGCTCAGCAGTTTCTCCTGCAACACAGGCTGGACCGCCTTGGGGTCGGCCTTCCCCTTGCTTCGCTTCATGACCTGGCCGACGAAGAAGCCCATGAGCTTGGCCTCGCCGCCGCGGTACCGCTCCACCTCGGACCGATGGGCGGCCAGCACCTCGTCCACCCAGCCCGCGAGCGCGCCTTGGTCGCTCACCTGGACCAGGCCGAGCCGTTCGGCCACCGCCTTGGGCTCCTCGCCCGGCGATGTGGCGAGCTCGGCATACACCCGCTTGGCCGCTTGATGGCTGAGCACGCCGTCGCGCACCAGCGCAATCAGTCCTGCCAGTCGCTCGGCCGAGACCGGGAAGGTGCCGCGCTCGTTGTAGCTCGACATCACGTCGCCCATGACCCAGTTGGCAGCGGTCTTGGGATCCACCCCCACCGCGGCCACGGACTCGAAGTAGTCCGCCAGGGCCACCTCGCTGGTCAGCACTCGCGCGTCGTACGCCGGGATGCCGAAGGCGATCTCCAGCCGGGCGCGCCGCGCGTCAGGCAGCTCGGGCAACTCGGCGCGCTGGTCGGCAATCCACTCGGCTGACAGCGACAGCGGAGGGAGATCGGGATCGGGGAAGTAGCGGTAGTCGTGGCTCTCTTCCTTGGATCGGAGCGGCTTCACCTGACCGCTGCCCGCGTTGAAGAGCAGGGTCACTTGCGATACCCGCTCACCGCTCTCGAGCAGCGCGATCTGGCGCACTCGCTCGGCCTCCAGCGCGCGCTCGACGTTGGCGAAGGAGTTGAGGTTCTTCACCTCGGTCTTGGTGCCGAGCCGGGACTCGCCCGGGCGCCGCACGGAGATGTTGGCGTCCACCCGGAGGCTCCCCTGCTCCATGCTGCAATCGCTCACACCGGCGTAGACCAGGATCTGCCGAAGCGCCACGAGGTAGGCGCGCGCCTCGGCGGGGGAGCGCATGTCGGGCTCGCTCACGATCTCGGCCAGCGGGATGCCCGCGCGATTGAGATCGACCGCGGTCTTGGCCGGGAACCGGTCGTGCACCAGCTTGCCCGCGTCTTCCTCCAGGTGCAGCCGGGTGATGCCCACCTCGATCCGTCCTCGCTCGGGAGACTCGAGCGCGACCCGTCCGCCGGCGGCGAGCGGCTGGTCGAACTGGGAGATCTGGTACCCCTTGGGGAGGTCGGGATAGAAGTAGTTCTTCCGCGCGAAGACGCTGCGTCCGCGCACGCTGCACCCCAGCGCCAACGCGGCGCGCGCGCCCAGGCGGACAGCCTGCGCGTTGGGCACCGGCAGCGCGCCGGGCAGGCCCAGGCAGGTGGGACAGACGTTGGTGTTCGGCGGATCACCGAAGGTGGTCCGGCAGCCGCAGAACATCTTGGTGCGGGTGCGGAGCTGCACGTGAACTTCGAGCCCGACGACCGTTTCCCAGCTCATCAGCGTACCTCCCGGCCCGCCGGGATGACCCGCTCCAGCGTGGCGGCGGCGGCCAGGAGCCGGTCGTCCTGGAAGAACGGCGCGATGAGCTGGGCGCCGACCGGCAGTCCTCCGGTCAGGCCCACAGGAAGACTCAACGCCGGCAGCCCCGCCAGGCTGATGGCGCAGACGAAGATGTCGGCCAGATACATGGCGACCGGATCTTCCGTTTTCTCCCCCGCGCGGAAGGCGGGGGTCGGCGTGGTGGGCGTGAGCAGCAGGTCGATGCCGGAGGCGAAGGCGCGCCGAAAGTCATCGGCGATGAGCGCCCGGACCCGCTGCGCCTTTCTATAGTATGCGTCGTAATAGCCAACGCTGAGCACGTAGGTGCCGACCAGGATGCGTCGGCGCACCTCGGCCCCGAAGCCCTCGCCCCGGGTGGCCTGATACAGGGCACGGATGTCGCCGCCGGGACCCAGCTTCCGAGGCCCGTAGCGGACGCCGTCGTACCGGGCCAGATTGGCGGCTGCCTCGGCCGGCGCGATGATGTAATAGGTCGGTACCGCGTACTGCGAATGGGGCAGCGACACCTCGCAGAGCTCGGCCCCAAGATCGGCCGCCGCCTCCTTGGTGCGCTCGAGGCCTGCGGCCACCCCCGGGTCGAGGTCCGCCGGGAAGTACTCCCGCGGCAGCCCTATCCGGAGGCCCTTGAGATCGGGCCGCGCCGCCGGGACTGCCATCGGCGGGTGGTCGATGGTGGTGGCGTCGAGCGGATCGTGACCGCTCATGGCGCTCAACACCCGGGCCGCATCGTCCACCGTGCGCCCGAACGCGGAGATACAGTCGAGCGAGGAGCCGAATGCCACCAGACCATAGCGGCTCACTCGCCCGTAGCTCGGCTTCACGCCGACCACTCCGCAGAAGCTGGCCGGCTGGCGCACCGACCCACCGGTCTCCGAGCCGAGCGCGGCGGGCACCACACCGGCGGCTACCAGGGCGGCGGAGCCGCCAGAGGAGCCGCCGGGCACCCGCGCCGGATCGATTGGATGCTTCACCCGTCCGAAGGCGGAGTGCTCGGTGGACGAGCCCATGGCGAACTCGTCCATGTTGGCCTTGCAGGCCACCAGCGCACCGGCGGCTCGAAGCCGCCGCACGGCCGTCGCGTCGTACGGCGAGAGATAGCCTTCCAGGATCCGCGAGCCGCAGGTGGTCGGCTGCTCGATGGTGACGATGTTGTCTTTGAGGGCGATCGGCAGCGCTGCCAATGGTCCAGGCCGCTCCATCGCGTCGATCCGGGCGCCCTCGGCGTCGAGCAGCTCCTGCGACCAGTGCAGGGTCGCGTTGAGCCCGCGCGCATCGGCGGCGGCGAGCCGGGCGCCGGTCTCGCGTGCGGCGGTGGCGCCGGCGCTCACAGGTCCTCCATGGCGC carries:
- a CDS encoding M23 family metallopeptidase, with product MRRAAHLLGLGLLLPVSSVAQSAPPHPPRVAVRPAHPARASLVWIVVRPARRDSILALDGEASGEPLHFEWHRGAFRSLAGISLDGGDSLAVTLIITRPGETDTSVTHLAVGQPVYPSERLTVAPRFVQPDGATQARIDSEVAEARGLAREAHSTPRLWRAPFRAPRPGKVTSRFGTAREFNGAVTTRHLGTDFAGRVGAPVRASNRGVVGLVAHFYLAGQAVYLDHGAGLVTGYFHLSRIDVARGDTVAAGQVIGAVGRTGRATGPHLHWIARYGGITIDPTTLLTLPPIPK
- the gatB gene encoding Asp-tRNA(Asn)/Glu-tRNA(Gln) amidotransferase subunit GatB — translated: MSWETVVGLEVHVQLRTRTKMFCGCRTTFGDPPNTNVCPTCLGLPGALPVPNAQAVRLGARAALALGCSVRGRSVFARKNYFYPDLPKGYQISQFDQPLAAGGRVALESPERGRIEVGITRLHLEEDAGKLVHDRFPAKTAVDLNRAGIPLAEIVSEPDMRSPAEARAYLVALRQILVYAGVSDCSMEQGSLRVDANISVRRPGESRLGTKTEVKNLNSFANVERALEAERVRQIALLESGERVSQVTLLFNAGSGQVKPLRSKEESHDYRYFPDPDLPPLSLSAEWIADQRAELPELPDARRARLEIAFGIPAYDARVLTSEVALADYFESVAAVGVDPKTAANWVMGDVMSSYNERGTFPVSAERLAGLIALVRDGVLSHQAAKRVYAELATSPGEEPKAVAERLGLVQVSDQGALAGWVDEVLAAHRSEVERYRGGEAKLMGFFVGQVMKRSKGKADPKAVQPVLQEKLLSR
- the gatA gene encoding Asp-tRNA(Asn)/Glu-tRNA(Gln) amidotransferase subunit GatA, translated to MSAGATAARETGARLAAADARGLNATLHWSQELLDAEGARIDAMERPGPLAALPIALKDNIVTIEQPTTCGSRILEGYLSPYDATAVRRLRAAGALVACKANMDEFAMGSSTEHSAFGRVKHPIDPARVPGGSSGGSAALVAAGVVPAALGSETGGSVRQPASFCGVVGVKPSYGRVSRYGLVAFGSSLDCISAFGRTVDDAARVLSAMSGHDPLDATTIDHPPMAVPAARPDLKGLRIGLPREYFPADLDPGVAAGLERTKEAAADLGAELCEVSLPHSQYAVPTYYIIAPAEAAANLARYDGVRYGPRKLGPGGDIRALYQATRGEGFGAEVRRRILVGTYVLSVGYYDAYYRKAQRVRALIADDFRRAFASGIDLLLTPTTPTPAFRAGEKTEDPVAMYLADIFVCAISLAGLPALSLPVGLTGGLPVGAQLIAPFFQDDRLLAAAATLERVIPAGREVR